The following are from one region of the Primulina eburnea isolate SZY01 chromosome 17, ASM2296580v1, whole genome shotgun sequence genome:
- the LOC140818247 gene encoding calmodulin-like protein 3 translates to MIAILLPSLLFIFGLIYTFSTKKTANIWFRYILGLHGETDLSQTEQVKKTSQAMDTKSELRSVFGTFDKNKDGYITKKELRESLKNIGISAEEKDVDDMVENFDSNEDGLIDLDEFGELFESISGRKEGCLKDESLKEAFDVFDGNKDGLITVEELGLVLCSLGLAQGKNLDDCKEMIRKVDLDGDGMVDFDEFKRMMRNGTERLVSIS, encoded by the coding sequence ATGATTGCTATATTGTTACCCTCTCTTCTCTTCATATTTGGCcttatttatacattttctaCCAAGAAAACTGCTAATATATGGTTCAGATATATTCTAGGCCTCCATGGAGAAACTGATCTTTCCCAAACAGAGCAAGTCAAGAAAACAAGCCAAGCCATGGATACCAAGAGTGAGCTCAGAAGTGTTTTCGGGACATTTGATAAGAACAAAGATGGGTACATAACCAAGAAAGAGCTTAGAGAATCACTCAAGAATATTGGGATCTCAGCAGAAGAGAAAGATGTCGATGATATGGTGGAGAACTTTGATTCAAATGAGGACGGTTTGATAGATTTAGACGAGTTTGGCGAGCTTTTCGAGTCGATCTCGGGAAGGAAGGAGGGTTGTTTGAAAGATGAGAGTTTGAAGGAGGCTTTTGATGTGTTTGATGGGAACAAAGATGGGTTGATAACAGTTGAAGAGCTGGGTTTGGTCTTATGTTCTTTGGGGCTTGCACAAGGAAAGAATTTGGATGATTGCAAAGAAATGATTAGGAAGGTGGATTTAGATGGAGATGGAatggttgattttgatgagTTCAAAAGAATGATGAGAAATGGGACTGAAAGGCTTGTTTCGATTTCTTGA